In Mangifera indica cultivar Alphonso chromosome 7, CATAS_Mindica_2.1, whole genome shotgun sequence, the genomic window AGAAGATTAGTTGAAAGATACAGAAGTGAGGCAGTACCCGGAACTGTGCTGGGAGATCCTGATGGAGCGTGGGCTGGAGAAGCAGCTGGAACAGGCAAGAAGGTGTTGTTAGCGGAAAAAACATAATGACCTTTGATTAAAGATGTTTTAAGCTTCTTATTTTCATAGAAAATTTTCAGTTGCTTTCTTACCATTACAACTGCTGATAGATGGAGTCTTAACATTGCAGGCATTGGGCAAAGCTAGAGCCTGAGTCTGGTTGATATCAATCCCCAGAGACGAGCCACCACCGTTAAGAACCTCACACAAGCACTGAGGCGATGATCCGACAACACTAGCAAGCTGTGTGCAGCATTGAGAAGAAGGGGTTGAAGAGTTCCCTGTTATGTAATCGAGGCAAGGCGACAAGCTGATCAACACATTCGTACAACTTGACTGAGCTCTAGCCCCTGCCCACAACAATGTAACTAGAACCAGGAACAGACCCAGCTCTAAACTCCTGTTTCCCATTATGCCTTCCTTTCGATTGAACCTGGAAATGCCAAGAAAATTGAGATCTTCTTAACACTCTGGAGTTGGAGTAGTTTTGTGAAGAGAGAAGAGAATGGTGAAGTTTATATATGTAGAATacaagaagagaagagaaacacAAGTTGAGCTAAGCAGGTAACAACTTCTCCTACtctcaaatatttttctaagGTCAATTGTAAGATATTGCCATATTGGAGTTTGATGTATGTTCAAACCTGGAGACTTGAGAAACTAAACTGGTCTTATTTTGTTGTGGTGACGatttgaagaaaagaagaatttgGTGTAGTTGTTAACTAAGAAAAGTATAACTTGTCTCTGACTCCAGCCTTTGTGGAATCAGTCTTTGTAGCTTTATCATTGAGAGATaagaatcaaatcaaaatcagaaaGCAGAAGAGTCCCATGAAAATTAAGGTGCTTCCTTCTTCCGAAAGATATGTCTGCATCTGATTTttcacaaaaatattattaacccACTTATTTGCACTGATTAAcatatgaaaaatagattaaagcaTTTTGATGTTTACATTTATAGcaaatttatcttaaaaattaataaattttattaataaaatttgactgAAGGTTGAAAACAGTGTTATTATTGTAACTGACATTAAtcctaaaatatttatatttattatatataaaccaataaaaatacctttcaatctttgaaaataaagtttgacTTTTGATAATAAGtgagaaaatactatttttcgATTTCAAGaataataacttattattttgaatttttgacataactattgaaaaaattgttgttCATCCAATGCTTGCACAATTTTGCCTCCTATGAGAGTTATCGATAACACACGACATTGAATTTCAAGTATTTGTCAAGGCGGGGGGCATCCCAGTAGAAAGTGACAGAAAAgggtaatatatatatatatatatataaaatttaaatatacaaataatatattattatataattaaatattattttatttttaatttaaaattatttaattatatcttatcggataaaaattatcaactaGAACAATgtcaaatcttaaaattttagaagaaaCGGTAGATAACGATACTACAGGAAACATTGAATGAGTCTAAGATTAAAAGTTGATCAAAACTGTtgtttatgttttagttgaagGAGCTGCGTGCAGAAGCAAACTACAGGAAACAGACTAGAACAACACGAAATCTTTAATTCATAAGTTGACCATAACAAAGGAAGCCAAGTGTTAACTTGAAACTTCCCCATCTGAAATAGACTCATCAACCACGGAATCATCCTTTATTTTCTACTGAATTTAATAACACCATTAATTTCTTGCTGGTGtttcacaataaaaaaataatgtgtcAATGATTTCTTTAATTGTGTTTGTTGAGTCAATGTTCGTCCTATTTAGCTACATAATAATTactttaaacatatattaaaaaataaattagctGTATGTCCACCCGTATCTACATAAGTATCGAAGATTAGAGATGatgattttaacttaaatttagagGGTCTCGATCCTCTCTAATTTTAATCGGGAGAAgattcttcaataaaaataagaaaaagaacaaaaaaaatgtatatactcaAGAACGAAGATACATATGTCCCTTTCTGATCTCGTCTCCatcttcatctatttatattaatatatttacttaaaatctTAAGATGCTTTTATAGTTTTCCTTTTTCGAAAGACAATAAAGAATTTTTGTCATTCCCATAATGAGAATATGTCAGAGATAAATATTGATATCTTCTGTGAGAATAGGGATGGAGATTGAGATCTCCTCTTCGTCTCTCCTCGTTGGCATCACTATCTAAAATAAGACATGAGTCTATATTTCATCTGTGGATCCATAGTCCGGCCCATATGCTTTGCCTGGTCAACATTTCTTGAGCACCAACAATGGGCTGAATAATCATATAGATTGAAACAAGTCTTACATCCCATAGCACACACCCAAAGGAACCTTGTAAAGTAACAAGAA contains:
- the LOC123221101 gene encoding non-specific lipid transfer protein GPI-anchored 5-like, with protein sequence MGNRSLELGLFLVLVTLLWAGARAQSSCTNVLISLSPCLDYITGNSSTPSSQCCTQLASVVGSSPQCLCEVLNGGGSSLGIDINQTQALALPNACNVKTPSISSCNAASPAHAPSGSPSTVPGTGTGSGTVPSTGVRPSTDGNTIKLPFSLLAFMLFAASYNSIFMIY